GAATAGCAATATGGATGCCACCAGGTAATTAAATGACTTGATACGCATTACGAATCGAAGATATGTTCTAGATAAATTTTTCATTTCTGAGTTAAGTTAAGATAAGTTATTGTTTGATCACTTTGACTGATGCTACGCTTCCATCGTTCAACCCTAGCTGTACCACATACAGACCAGCAGGAAGATCTTTCATATCGATTTCTGTGAGCAAAGGTTTTTTGTGAAATTCTAAAAGTGTGATGCCCTGTGCATTTAACAGTTTAACAGTAGCAATATTCTCCCAGTGATCCATGTTGATCTGGATTTTCTCAACGACAGGATTAGGGTAAAGTGCAATCTGGTAAGTGTGCTCAAAAGAAAGCTCACGTATCGTGCTGTAAGCATACGACTGATCTTTATCTACCATTTTTAGCCGGTAATAGTTAGCTCCTGGTGATGGAGAACCATACGAGAAACCATAGTTTTTCAAACCACTGCTTTGATATGCGGCTGTTATCTTTGACAGCGTGTTCCAGTCCTTGGCATTTGTGCTATGCTCCACATCAAAATAGTCACTGTTAGATTCATAGGTAGTTGACCAGTTCAGACTGGCAGCGGAACCTTCCATTTTAACTGTAAATTCCAGCAGGGTAACCGGAAGAGCACCC
The sequence above is drawn from the Dyadobacter subterraneus genome and encodes:
- a CDS encoding T9SS type A sorting domain-containing protein, producing MKYYLLFCQLALLCSFSATAQFTAGTEGFYISAGTDVSIDGLTFRPTTAFSIQNKTLTTLPTALPGSPPSISRVYTFDSPITFVGRLGQFYRTSELNGNIETMLQVVYQNVAPVTKAGSVVNTTSHYIYNDLIAPATFSAVTAAQPGALPVTLLEFTVKMEGSAASLNWSTTYESNSDYFDVEHSTNAKDWNTLSKITAAYQSSGLKNYGFSYGSPSPGANYYRLKMVDKDQSYAYSTIRELSFEHTYQIALYPNPVVEKIQINMDHWENIATVKLLNAQGITLLEFHKKPLLTEIDMKDLPAGLYVVQLGLNDGSVASVKVIKQ